ACTGTGATATAATCCTTAAGCATTTGTTTCCGGCTGTTCCGGCCGGGGGTTGATGACAAAAACATTAACGCAGGTATTCCTCTGGCGGCGCATTGTATGCGCGAGACCATGAATGCCGGTAAAATACGGAGGGTAAAAACATCATGGATCTCATTAAAACAATGACGGATTCCTGCCTCAAGGCCGAGCCGCCCAAGTTCTCCATCGGCGACACCGTTCGCGTGTCGGTTAAGATCAAAGAGGGCGAGCGCGAGAGAATCCAGGCCTTTGAAGGCACGGTCATCGCCCGCAAAAACAGCGGCATCTCCGAGACGTTCACGGTTCGCCGCATCTCTTACGGCGTCGGCGTCGAGCGCGTGTTCCCGATTCACAGCCCGAACATCGCGGGAGTCGAAGTCGTCCGCAAAGGCACCGTCCGCCGCGGCAAGCTCTACTATCTGCGTACCCGTGTGGGCAAGTCCGCAAAGATCAAAGAAAAACTTTAAAAACAAACACTGCGGGGACGTCGTCTCCGCAGTTGTCATATTCGGCTGTTTTACGGTACTGTCGGCCGAAATCCTTGAAGGGAACCGGACAAAACGATGAACGACGACGCCAAAAGCGAACCGAGATACGGATTTTCCTACAACTTAGCCGATTTCATGCTCAGCATGGTCAAAGTCACCGCCGTGCTGGTGGTGGTGTTGATGCTGCTGTTTCGCTACGCGGTCGTGGACGGCGACTCCATGGTCCCGACTTTCGAAAACCGCGACCGCGTCTTTGCCGCCAACATCTTTTATGAACCGCAGCGGCTCGACGTCGTGGCGGTCTTTGAGGTAAACACGCTCCACAAACCGCTGATCAAACGCGTCATCGGCATTGCCGGCGACAAAATCGTCGTCGACGCCGCGGCCGGAAAGGTCTACGTCAATGATATCGCGCTCGAAGACGCCTACGTGTCGGGCCCGACCAACGAGGCGGGCAGCGTCAGTTACCCCGTCATCGTGCCCGAGGGATACATTTTCGTCATGGGCGACAACCGCAATTACTCCTACGACAGCCGCTATACCGAGATCGGAATGATCAAACTGAGCGCGGTCATCGGAAAAGTCGTTTTGCGGTTTTACCCCGTTGACAAAGTGACTTCACAGTTCTCATGACACCCGATATCCAATGGTACCCGGGTCACATGACCAGGACCCGCCGCGAGATCGAAGCGCAGCTCAAAATCGTCGATCTGGTGGCGGAAGTGCTCGACGCGCGTCTGCCGCTGTCATCGCGCAATCCCGACATCGATTCCATCGCAGCCGGAAAACCCCGGCTGATTCTTTTGAATAAATCCGATCTCGCCAATCGGAAAATCACCCTCGCCTGGGCCGAAAAATTCCGGTCGCAGGGTCTCGGCGTGGTCATCACCGACTGCAAGAGCGGCTACGGCATCAACAGCATCAAGCCGGCCGCGTTCTCGCTGCTCGCCGAAAAGCGCGCGAGAGACGCGGCAAGAGGTATGACGAAGGCCGTCCGGATGATGGTCTGCGGCATTCCGAACGTCGGCAAATCGGCGCTGATCAACCGGCTCGCCGGCACGAAAAAAGTCCGCGTCGAAGACCGTCCCGGCGTCACCCGCGCCCGTCAGTGGGTCACGGTCGACAGTGAATTCGAACTCATGGACACCGCGGGCGTGCTCTGGCCGAAATTCGAAGACAAAGAAGCCGCCGTCCGCCTTGCGCTGACCGGCGCGATCAAAGACGCGGTGCTCGATACCGCCGGGCTTGCGCTGAAAATGCTCGAATACCTCTCCCAAACCGAACCCGAAGCGCTGAAAGCGCGTTATGAAGTTGATCTCTCCGGCACGCCGCTGGAACTCTTCGACCGCATCTGCAAAAAGCGCGGCATGATAATCCGGGGCGGCGAGCCCGATTACGAGCGCTGCGCGGTGATGCTGCTCGACGAACTGCGCGGGGGTAAACTCGGCCCCGTCTCTTTCGAAAAGCCATGACGCTCTATGAATTCGACAAAGCGGTCTGCGGCGAGGGTTTCCCCGTCGTCTGCGGGCTCGACGAAGCGGGCAGAGGCCCGCTGGCGGGTCGGGTCTATGCCGCCGCGTGCGTGCTTCCGGCCGGATTCGAGCCGGAATTTTTAAACGACTCCAAAAAACTGACCGCCAAACGGCGGGAGGTTTTATATGACGAGATCACCGCGAACGCCCTCGACTGGGCGGTCGCTTTTTCCGATGAAAAAGAGATCGACGCGATGAACATCCTCGAGGCCTCGCTGCTCGCGATGCGCCGCGCCGCCGCGCAGTTGTCGGTCATTCCCGACATCTATTTGGTCGACGGCAACCGCCATCCGAAGATCGCGGGGGTCTGCCGCATGGTCGTGCAGGGAGACGGCAAATCGGCCTCGGTCGCGGCGGCCTCGATCCTGGCCAAGGTCAGCCGTGACCGCTATATGACCGCGATGGCGGAAAAATACCCGGGCTATGGATTCGAGCAGCATTTCGGCTATCCGGTCAAGGCGCATTACGACGCCCTCGCCGATCTCGGCCCCTGCGAACTCCACCGCAGGACCTTTTTAAAGAATTTGGAAGAAAAGCACCCCGCCGCAAGCAAAGGCGCCAAAGGCGCCGCCGTAAGCAAAGGCGCAAAAGGCGCCACCGTGAGAGGCGCCTTGGGCGAAGACGCGGCGGCCGTCTTTCTCGAACACAGCGGTTTTCGGATTTTATCCCGCAATTTCAAAGTCACCGAGGGCGAGCTGGACATCGTCGCAGAGCGCAACGCCCTCGTACATATCGTCGAAGTCAAACAGCGCGCCGCCGACTCTATCGAGCGCCCCGCGGCTTTTGTCACTCCGGCAAAGCAAAACCGCCTCAAAACAGCCGCCATGCGCTGGCTGTCCCAAAGCGGCTGCAAAATGCCGTTTTGTTTCGACATCGTCGAAATTTTAGGCGACGAAATCACCCTGATCGAAAACGCGTTCTGAATTGCCGGCATGATGCCGGTTCTTAAAAAACGACAGGAGGAATTCCGATGAACCAAATCATCAGAAGACCTGCCGCGCAATCCTGGCCGCTGAAAAACGGTTTCGGGAATCACCGGCTGATTGTGCGGGTATCAAAGGCCGCGGATTATGTCATGGCAGAGGCTCAGTGGAGGAGACGGGACGCTGAACCATGGAAGATCGGTGTACGGATCAAACACCTCGTTACGGATGCGGAAATTACGGATATCAAAATTCTAGGGAACACAAGAGAAAACTGCAGGATCGTATTCAGGGCGCCGATGACGGGTGAATACGGCATATACTTTATGCCGTTTGTCATTGAAGGAAGGCACTGGTATACTCCGTTTGTGCGATATATGCCGGCTGAGGATTTAAAGGCGGACAAAAGCTGGGCCTCTTCCCTGCCGGATTGCCCGGAACGCGCTGAGGCACTTGCCATAGAGAGCCGTACGGCGTTTGATCTGTTCGGTTCAATGGAAGTGATCGCTTCGGAACAAGAGACAAATGAGCTGATTGAACTCCATCGTGAGAAGGATTTTTTAATATTTACCGAAGACAGGCAAAACCCCGTCATGATGTTTTATGACCTCCCGCAAAAATGGATTACGCGGGAAGGGGTAAAAAGTCATTTCAACGGCAGCGCTTTTTCAGACGAATACTATGTCTTTCAGGCCGCGGTTTACGCGCTGAAAGACATTGAATGCCTGAAAGCGGAATTTGAAAGCGATACGTTTGACACCGGCAGGCTGACCTGTTTTAATACGCACGGCACCGACTGGCTGGGAAGAAGGTTTTCCAAAACCCTGTCCGTTCGAAAAGGGGAGATCCTGCCGCTCTGGGTCGGCGTTGACATCCCGAAATATACGGATGAGGCCGGGTTTACGGATAAAATATGTTTTGATGTTTCGATCGGCACCGGTCGTGCATCAAAAGAAAAAATATCGGTTGAGCTGGACATCAGCAGGGAAAATCTGCCTCGGCGCGGAGATGCCGATCTTTGGCGGCTGTCGCGTCTGAGGTGGTTGAACTCCGGAATCGGGCTGGAAGAAAGCACCGTCAAGCCATACACGCCGGTCGTTGTCAGGGGCGACACAGTCACCTGCCTCGGCAGAAGCGTGACATTCGGCGCAAACGCATTGCCGTTGTCGATCAAAACATATTATAACAACAACGCCACGGACATCACCGAACGGGCAAGAGACGTGATTTCCGAACCAATCGGGTTTTCAGTCGCTGCCGGCGGAAAAGTCCTTCCTTTTATACAGGAAAAATACAGTGTCAAGAGCATCAATGATACCAAAGCCGAAGCAGCCGCGGAACTGAATTGCGGCAATATATCAATGAAAACAAAAACGGTTATGGAGTATGACGGACACGCGGAAACATATATTACGCTCGTCTCGTCCGAAGACATCCTCATAGATGATGGCGGTCTGCATATCGCCATGCCCGGGGATGCCGCCAAATACATGGCCGGTATGGGATACGAGGGCGGTCTTACCGCGCAGGAATGGGATTACAGGTGGGACGAACAATACGCGAACAATTTTTTGTGGGTCGGAAACGTGTATGCCGGGTTGTCGCTTAAATTGAAGC
This genomic interval from Oscillospiraceae bacterium contains the following:
- a CDS encoding DUF6067 family protein, whose protein sequence is MNQIIRRPAAQSWPLKNGFGNHRLIVRVSKAADYVMAEAQWRRRDAEPWKIGVRIKHLVTDAEITDIKILGNTRENCRIVFRAPMTGEYGIYFMPFVIEGRHWYTPFVRYMPAEDLKADKSWASSLPDCPERAEALAIESRTAFDLFGSMEVIASEQETNELIELHREKDFLIFTEDRQNPVMMFYDLPQKWITREGVKSHFNGSAFSDEYYVFQAAVYALKDIECLKAEFESDTFDTGRLTCFNTHGTDWLGRRFSKTLSVRKGEILPLWVGVDIPKYTDEAGFTDKICFDVSIGTGRASKEKISVELDISRENLPRRGDADLWRLSRLRWLNSGIGLEESTVKPYTPVVVRGDTVTCLGRSVTFGANALPLSIKTYYNNNATDITERARDVISEPIGFSVAAGGKVLPFIQEKYSVKSINDTKAEAAAELNCGNISMKTKTVMEYDGHAETYITLVSSEDILIDDGGLHIAMPGDAAKYMAGMGYEGGLTAQEWDYRWDEQYANNFLWVGNVYAGLSLKLKHNEDVWELYNFKKQGVPASWANGGNGGVRLEKTGGNPTIHAFTGGFTLKAGMPVLFRFSLLITPLKPIDTDMHWQHRYYHKDTWNNEIPDIEEAKEVGAAIINLHQGGPLNPFINYPFEQSDNLSLQTKQAHDTGLRYKIYYTVRELTNHAAELPVLRALGSEILMDSPNFRIADHFTDSPDERMTGAPWLCEHLTEGFVPAWQALLPNGEYDSAIAATGLSRWHNYYLEGLSWLIKVNDFDGIYLDGVGYDRQIMKRVRRTLDQAKPGCLIDFHSGNNYNPLYGLANPIIQYLELMPGIDSLWLGEGYDYENTSPEYWLAEVSGIPFGLMGDMLSAGGNRWRGMVFGMTARYGWQQGGNPVPVWELWKRFGMQGTKMLGWWDEDCPVKTNSDRLKATAFVGEDRCMIAVASWEKESAAVRFDIDWAKLNVSESDRITIPFIQDYQDEEPFDFSKPLGIEPNKGKIIIIRKG
- the ylqF gene encoding ribosome biogenesis GTPase YlqF; this encodes MTPDIQWYPGHMTRTRREIEAQLKIVDLVAEVLDARLPLSSRNPDIDSIAAGKPRLILLNKSDLANRKITLAWAEKFRSQGLGVVITDCKSGYGINSIKPAAFSLLAEKRARDAARGMTKAVRMMVCGIPNVGKSALINRLAGTKKVRVEDRPGVTRARQWVTVDSEFELMDTAGVLWPKFEDKEAAVRLALTGAIKDAVLDTAGLALKMLEYLSQTEPEALKARYEVDLSGTPLELFDRICKKRGMIIRGGEPDYERCAVMLLDELRGGKLGPVSFEKP
- the lepB gene encoding signal peptidase I, with product MNDDAKSEPRYGFSYNLADFMLSMVKVTAVLVVVLMLLFRYAVVDGDSMVPTFENRDRVFAANIFYEPQRLDVVAVFEVNTLHKPLIKRVIGIAGDKIVVDAAAGKVYVNDIALEDAYVSGPTNEAGSVSYPVIVPEGYIFVMGDNRNYSYDSRYTEIGMIKLSAVIGKVVLRFYPVDKVTSQFS
- the rplS gene encoding 50S ribosomal protein L19, producing MDLIKTMTDSCLKAEPPKFSIGDTVRVSVKIKEGERERIQAFEGTVIARKNSGISETFTVRRISYGVGVERVFPIHSPNIAGVEVVRKGTVRRGKLYYLRTRVGKSAKIKEKL
- a CDS encoding YraN family protein → MRGALGEDAAAVFLEHSGFRILSRNFKVTEGELDIVAERNALVHIVEVKQRAADSIERPAAFVTPAKQNRLKTAAMRWLSQSGCKMPFCFDIVEILGDEITLIENAF